The genomic window CGGGTGCAGCGTGCCGCGGTCGAACAGCGCCCCGAGCTCGGCCAGTATCTGCTGGATGCGGTCGGGGCCGGCGTCGAGGATGTCGAACGCCTGGTAGCTGACGCCTGGGTGGGCGGCGGCGACCTCGGCGGCGTCCCTGATGTCCGTCTTGCCGATCTCGACGAACCGCCCGCCGCCGGCCGTCAGTCGCAGCGAGGCGTCGGTGAACTCCCCGGCCAGCGAGTTGAGTACGACGTCCATGCCGCCGGGCACGGCGGCGCGGAAGGCGTCCTCGAAGCCGAGGGTGCGCGAGTCGGCGATGCGGTCGGCTTGGACGCCGAGCGCCCGCAGGGTGGCGTGCTTGGGGCGGCTCGCGGTCGTGTAGACCTCGGCTCCCCAGTGCTGGGCGAGTTGCAGCGCCGCCATGCCGACACCGCCGGCCGCCGCGTGCAGCAGCAGCGAGTCGCCGGGTTTGATCGCGGCGAGGTCGGCCAGGCCGTGCCAGGCGGAGATGAAGACGATGGGCACGGTGGCGGCCTGCGCGAAGCTCCAGCCGGCCGGGACCGGCGCGAGCAGGCGGCGGTCGGTGACGGTGACCGGGCCGACGCCGGCGAAGAACAGGCCCATCACGCGGTCACCGGCCGCCAAGTCCGTGACGCCGGGTCCGGTCTCAAGCACCACTCCGGCGCCTTCCCCGCACATCGCCCGGCCGTCGTCGACCATGCCGAGGGTGACCACGACGTCCCGGAAGTTCAGCCCGGCCGCCCGCAGCGCGACCCGTACCTCCCCTGGTTCCAGCGGCCGTCGCAGCTCGGGGCGCCGGGCCAGGACGACGGCGTCCAGGTCGCCGCGCGCGCCGGGCGCGGGCTCCAGCCGCCAGGGGGCACCCTCCGGCGCCCCGGGCAGGCCGGCGGGCACCCGGGCCAGCCGCGGTGCCAGCAACATCCCGTCGCGCTCGGCCAGTTGCGGCTCGCCGGCGGCGAGTACGGCGGCATGGCGTTCCCAGTGGCCCTCGTCCTGGCCGGGGTCGGGCAGCCGCGGGTCGGCGTCCCACAGGACGATGCGGCCGGGGTGCTCGGTCTGGGCGACCCGGAGCAGGCCCCACAGGGCCGCGGCCGCCAGGTCGGCGGGGTCCTCGCCGTCGCGGGCGGCCACCGCGCCCCGGGTGCTGACGACCAGCCGGCTGCCGGCGAGGCGGTCCTGGCCGAGCCAGTCCTGCACCTGGCGCAGTGCGGTCGCGGTCGCGCGATGGGTGGCGGCCGGCTGGTCCTGGCCGGAGGGCGGGGTACGCAGCACGTAGACGTCCGCGACCGGCGACCCCTCGCCCCACGAACCGTCGAGGACGGCCCAGCGCGGCGCCCGCGCCTGCTGCGGGCCGGTGGCGGCGGGCACCTCGGACCACTCGACGTGCAGCAGCGGTGTTCCCGCCGGGTGGCGGGCGCCGCCGAACTGCTCCTCGCCTGCGACCCTGGTGGCGAGCGCGGCGACGCTCAGCACCGGTGCGCCGTCCGGGTCTGCGGCGTCCAGCGCGAACGTGCCGCCGCCCGCGCCGACCGGGGCGATACGCACCCGCAGCGCGCTCGCGCCGGTGGCGTGCAGCGCCAGCCCGCCCCAGCTGTAGGGCAGGACGATGCCGGGCTCCTCGTGTCCGACGGCGAAGAGCACCAGCGGGTGCAGCGCGGCGTCCAGCAGCGCGGGGTTCACCTCGAAGCCGCCCGCCGCGTCCTGGGCGCCTTCCTCGGGCGCCGCGGGCAGCGCGACGTCCGCGTAGACCTCGTCGCCTTTTCGCCAGGCGGCTCGCAGCCCCTGGAAGCCGGGGCCGTACTCGTACCCCAGCTCGGCGAGCCGCTGGTAGGCGCCGGTGACGTCCAGCGTTTCGGCGCCGGGCGGCGGCCAGGCGCCGTCGAGCGGGTGGCCGGCGGGCGTGGCGGGGGCGAGGGTGCCGTCCGCGTGGCAGGTCCAGTCCGCCGGGTCTGCGGCCCCGCCGGGGGACGCCTGCGGCCTGGCGTGGACGGCGACGGGCCGCCGCCCCTCGGCGTCGGGGGCGCCGACCGTGAGCTGGATCTGCACGGCGTCCTCCGCCGCCAGGGCCAGCGGAGCGTGCAGCGTGAGCTCCTCGACCTGCCCGCATCCGGCGCGGCGCGCCGCGTGCAGGGCGAGGTCGGCGAAGGCGGCGCCGGCCAGCAGCACCGTGCCGCGCACGACGTGGTCGGCCAGCCACTCGTGGGTCGGCAGCGACAGTCGCCCGGTCAGCACCAGCCCGCCGCCGTCCGCCAGGTCGAGGGCCGCCGCGAGCAGCGGGTGGCCGGCCGCTTCCAGGCCGGGTGTGTCGCCCGCCGGGGCGGGGGCGTCGAGCCAGTAGCGCTGCCGCTGGAACGGATAAGTCGGCAGGTCGACATGGCCGGCCGGGGCGCCGGCGAAGACGGCGTCCCAGTCCACCGCGAGGCCGCGGACGTGGGCCTGGCCGAGCGAGGCGAGGAAGCGCCCGCGGCCGCCGTCGCCCCGGCGCAGCGTCCCCCAGGCGTCGGCGCCGATCCCGTCGTCGGGCGCGGTCTCCCGCAGGGTGTCCTGGATGGCGGTCACCAGCACCGGGTGCGGGCTGATCTCCACGAAGGAGCGGTGCCCGTCGGCGTACAGCCGCCGGATGGTGTCGTCGAAGCGGACCGTGTGGCGCAGGTTGCGGAACCAGTAGTCCGCGTCGAGTCCCGCGGTGTCGAAGACGTCGGCGGCGACGGTGGAGTAGAAGGCCGTCGCGGCTTCGCCGGCGGTGACGCCGGCCAGCTCCTGTGCGAGCCGGTCCCGCAGCGTCTCCACGTGGGCGGAGTGCGAGGCGTAGTCGACGTCGATTCTGCGGGCGTCGATCTCCTCGGCCTTGAAGCCGGCCAGGAGTTCCTCCAGCGCCGTCGCGTCGCCGGAGACCACCGTGGCCGCCGGGCCGTTGGTCACCGCGATCCCGAGCCGCCCGTCGTGGACGGCGAGCCGCCGCTCGACCTCGGCGGCGGGCAGCGGTATCGAGGCCATCCCGCCGAGTCCGGACAGCGCCGCCACCGCCTTGCCGCGCAGCGCGCTGACCCGCGCCGCCGCGTCGAGTTCGAGCGCACCCGCCACGCAGGCGGCGGCGATCTCGCCCTGCGAGTGCCCGACGACCGCGTCGGGTTCGACCCCGTGCGCCCGCCACACCTCGGCGAGCGACACCATCACGGCGAACAGCAACGGCTGCACCACGTCCACCCGTTCCACCGGCGGCGCGTCCGGCTCGCCGCGGAGCACCGCGAGCACCGACCAGCCGGTCCAGCGGGCGAGCGCGGCGTCGCACTCGTGCATCCTGCGGGCGAAGTCGGCACTGCTGTCGAGCAGTTCGAGCCCCATGCCGCGCCACTGCGAGCCCTGCCCCGGGAAGACGAAGACGGTACGTCCCGGCGCCCCGGCCCGCCCGGTGACGACGCCGGCCGGCATCCCGCCGTCGCGCAGCCCACCGAGCGCGGCGCGTAACTCCGCTGCGCTCCCGCCGACCACGACGGCGCGGTGCTCGAAGTGGCTGCGGGTGGTGGCCAGTGCGTGGCCGACGTCGGCGGCGGCCGCGCCGCCGTCCAGCAGCGCGCCCACCCGGGCCGCCTGCTCGCGCAGCGCGGCGGGGTCCTTCGCGGACAGCGGCAGCGCGACCGCGGCGGCCGGCACCACGTCGGCGTCCTGAGCGGGTGGTGGCACGGCGGTACGGCCTTCGGGGCCGCCCTCGCCGAGGTCGCCGAGGTCGCCGAAGGCCGGGTCGTCCGGGGCCAGTTCGAGGATGACGTGGGCGTTCGTGCCGCTGATGCCGAAGGACGAGACGGCGGCCCGGCGCGGGCTGCCGGGGGTCTCACCCGCGGGCCAGTGCGCCGGTTCCGTCAGCAGCGAGACCCCACCGGTGGACCAGTCGACGCGGGACGTCGGGGTGTCCGCGTGCAGGGTCTTCGGGAGCAGGCCGTGGCGCAGCGCCATCACGGTCTTGATCACCCCGCCCACGCCCGCTGCGGCCTGCGCGTGGCCGAGGTTGGACTTGAGGGAGCCGAGCCGCAGCGGCCGGTGCGCGGGGCGGCCGGCGCCGTAGACGGCCATCAGGGCGCGGGCCTCGATGGGGTCGCCGAGCGTCGTGCCGGTGCCGTGCGCCTCGACGGCGTCCACGTCGGCCGGTGCCAGGCGGGCGTCGGCGAGCGCCTGCCGGATGACCCGTTCCTGGGCGAGGCCGTTGGGCGCGGTCAGCCCGTTGCTCGCGCCGTCCTGGTTGACCGCGGAGCCGCGCAGGACGGCGAGTACCGTACGGCCGTTGCGGACGGCGTCGGAGAGCCGTTCGAGGACGAGCAGGCCGACGCCCTCCGACCACCCGGTGCCGTCGGCGTCGGCGGAGAAGGCCTTGCACCGGCCGTCGGGCGACAGCCCGTGCTGGCGGCTGAACTCCACGAACATCCCGGGCGTGGCCATCACGGTCGCGCCGCCCGCGAGCGCCAGCGAGCACTCGCCCTGGCGCAGCGACCGCACCGCGAGGTGGGTCGCCACCAGCGAGGACGAGCACGCGGTGTCCACGGTGAGCGCGGGACCGTGCAGGCCGAGGGTGTAGGCGATACGCCCCGAGGCGACGCTCGCGGTGCTGCCGGTGAGCAGGTAGCCGTCGTAGCCGAGAGCGGGCTCGTGCAGCCGCGGACCGTACTCCTGCGACATCGCGCCGACGAAGACGGCCGTGCTGCTGCCGCGCAGCGACCCCGGTACGACGCCGGCCCGCTCCAGCGCCTCCCACGACGTCTCGAGCAGCAGCCGCTGCTGCGGGTCCATCGCGGCGGCCTCACGCGGGCTGATACCGAAGAAGGCCGGGTCGAACCGGTCGGCGTCGTGCAGGAAGCCGCCGGCCCGCGCGGACGACGTGCCGGGCTTGTCGGGATCGGCGTCGAAGAGCGAACCGGGGTCCCAGCCGCGGTTCCCGGGGAAGTCGCTGATCGCGTCGCCGCCGGACCTCACCAGTTCCCACAGGTCCTCGGGCCCGGTGACGCCGCCGGGGTAGCGGCAGGCCATCCCGACGATGGCGATCGGCTCGGCCGGGTCTGCGGCCGCCGCGGCCGTGCCGCCGTCGGCGGTGTCGGCCACCTCGCCGCGCAGGCCGCCGAGGTGGCGGGCGAGCAGCGCGGCGCTGGGGTGGTTGAAGATCTGCTCGGGCGGCAGGTCGACGCCGGTGAGGGTGCCGAGCCGGTCGGCGAGTTCGACGGCGCCGAGCGAGTCGAGGCCGAGTTCGCTGAAGGCACGGTCCACGTCGACGACGTCGGTGGTGACATGGCCGAGGACGAGCGCCAGGTTGGTGCGCACCAGCTCCAGCGCGTCCGCTGCCGCCTCGGGCACCTGCGGCGCCTCGGCGGCCGGGGGCGCGGGAACGGTGGCGGAAAGCGCGGTGACCGGCTCGGCTGCTGCGCCCAGCCAGTGCCGGGTGCGCTGGAAGGCGTAGGTGGGCAGCGGCACCCGGCGCGCACCGGCGCCGTACAGCACGCCGAGGTCCACCGGCACGCCGCGGACATGGGCCCGCGCCAGCGCCGTGACGAGGACGCCCGCTTCGGGCCGGTCGCCGCGCAGCGTGGGCAGCATCGCGGCCGCCGGATCGCGCAGGCAGCCGCGGGCCAGGCCCGACAGAGCGCCGTCCGGGCCGAGTTCGAGGAAGGTCGTGGCGCCGAGCGCGTGCAGCGCGCCGACCGCGTCGGCGAACCGCACGGTGCCGCGGGCGTGTTCGACCCAGTAGGCGGGGCTGGCGAACCGCTCCGGGTCGGCCAGGGCGCCGGTCAGGGTGGAGACCACCGGCAGCGCCGGCGGTCGCAGGTCCAGGCCCGCCACGACCTCACCGAAGGCGTCCAGCATCGGATCCATGAGCGGCGAGTGGAAGGCGTGGCTGACCCGGAGCCGCTTGGTCTTCCGGCCCCGGCCGGCCAGTTCGGCGGCCACCGCGAGCACCGCGGCCTCGTCGCCCGCGACGACCACCGACGCAGGTCCGTTGAGCGCCGCGATGCCGGCCCGGCCCGCGTGCGCCGCCAGCAGGGCGGTGACCTCGTCGGGCGCCGCCTGGACCGCGACCATCGCCCCGCCGCCGGGCAGTTCCTGCATCAGCCGCCCGCGGGCGGCGACCAGGGTGACGGCGTCCGGCAGCGACAGCGTCCCCGCGACATGGGCGGCGGCCACCTCGCCGATGGAGTGCCCGGCGAGCAGGTCGGGGGTGACACCCAGGTGGTCGAGCAGCCGGTGCAGCGCCACTTCGAGCGCGAAGAGCGCCGGCTGGGTGTACGCGGTCCGGTCGATCGGCCCGTCGGGCCCTGATCCGGCCGGTGCCAGGACGAGTTCGCGCAGCGAGAGGTCGAGGTGCCGGTCGAACTGCGCGCAGACGGCGTCGAATGCGCGCGCGTAGACCGGGAACGCGGCGTGC from Streptomyces sp. NBC_01198 includes these protein-coding regions:
- a CDS encoding SDR family NAD(P)-dependent oxidoreductase, with translation MQEHDDAVAVIGLGCRLPQAPDPAAFWHLLTEGRSAIGEVPAGRWDLADAAADGDDGDLPAAVRTGGFIDGVDLFDPAFFRLSPREATAMDPQQRLMLELGWESLEDAGIRPADLRGSATGVFFGAMADDYATIARRGGHRAITRHTLAGLERGLMANRLSYVLGLRGPSLTVDSGQSSSLVAVHLAVESLRSGRSALALAGGVHLNLVPDSAVSAHRFGALSPDGRCRVFDAQANGYVRGEGGGVVVLKPLRKALEDGDDIYCVIRGTAVNNAGAAAGLTVPSAPAQEEVLRGAHAMAGTDPAATQYVELHGTGTKVGDPVEAAALGAVFGEGRTGGDDPLLVGSAKTNVGHLEGAAGIVGLLKAALSIRHRRIPASLNLTAPNPAVPRTVRVATAAGPWPHPHRPLLAGVSSFGMGGTNCHLVLTDAPRPAAVQAVPTALPAAAPVLPWPVSGRDADALRGQAGQLREHVLAYPELSVADLGLSLAVARTAFAERAVIVAGDRDGHLRALDALAHGGDDPALVRGTADEGPHRTAFLFGGQGGQRAGMGRGLHAAFPVYARAFDAVCAQFDRHLDLSLRELVLAPAGSGPDGPIDRTAYTQPALFALEVALHRLLDHLGVTPDLLAGHSIGEVAAAHVAGTLSLPDAVTLVAARGRLMQELPGGGAMVAVQAAPDEVTALLAAHAGRAGIAALNGPASVVVAGDEAAVLAVAAELAGRGRKTKRLRVSHAFHSPLMDPMLDAFGEVVAGLDLRPPALPVVSTLTGALADPERFASPAYWVEHARGTVRFADAVGALHALGATTFLELGPDGALSGLARGCLRDPAAAMLPTLRGDRPEAGVLVTALARAHVRGVPVDLGVLYGAGARRVPLPTYAFQRTRHWLGAAAEPVTALSATVPAPPAAEAPQVPEAAADALELVRTNLALVLGHVTTDVVDVDRAFSELGLDSLGAVELADRLGTLTGVDLPPEQIFNHPSAALLARHLGGLRGEVADTADGGTAAAAADPAEPIAIVGMACRYPGGVTGPEDLWELVRSGGDAISDFPGNRGWDPGSLFDADPDKPGTSSARAGGFLHDADRFDPAFFGISPREAAAMDPQQRLLLETSWEALERAGVVPGSLRGSSTAVFVGAMSQEYGPRLHEPALGYDGYLLTGSTASVASGRIAYTLGLHGPALTVDTACSSSLVATHLAVRSLRQGECSLALAGGATVMATPGMFVEFSRQHGLSPDGRCKAFSADADGTGWSEGVGLLVLERLSDAVRNGRTVLAVLRGSAVNQDGASNGLTAPNGLAQERVIRQALADARLAPADVDAVEAHGTGTTLGDPIEARALMAVYGAGRPAHRPLRLGSLKSNLGHAQAAAGVGGVIKTVMALRHGLLPKTLHADTPTSRVDWSTGGVSLLTEPAHWPAGETPGSPRRAAVSSFGISGTNAHVILELAPDDPAFGDLGDLGEGGPEGRTAVPPPAQDADVVPAAAVALPLSAKDPAALREQAARVGALLDGGAAAADVGHALATTRSHFEHRAVVVGGSAAELRAALGGLRDGGMPAGVVTGRAGAPGRTVFVFPGQGSQWRGMGLELLDSSADFARRMHECDAALARWTGWSVLAVLRGEPDAPPVERVDVVQPLLFAVMVSLAEVWRAHGVEPDAVVGHSQGEIAAACVAGALELDAAARVSALRGKAVAALSGLGGMASIPLPAAEVERRLAVHDGRLGIAVTNGPAATVVSGDATALEELLAGFKAEEIDARRIDVDYASHSAHVETLRDRLAQELAGVTAGEAATAFYSTVAADVFDTAGLDADYWFRNLRHTVRFDDTIRRLYADGHRSFVEISPHPVLVTAIQDTLRETAPDDGIGADAWGTLRRGDGGRGRFLASLGQAHVRGLAVDWDAVFAGAPAGHVDLPTYPFQRQRYWLDAPAPAGDTPGLEAAGHPLLAAALDLADGGGLVLTGRLSLPTHEWLADHVVRGTVLLAGAAFADLALHAARRAGCGQVEELTLHAPLALAAEDAVQIQLTVGAPDAEGRRPVAVHARPQASPGGAADPADWTCHADGTLAPATPAGHPLDGAWPPPGAETLDVTGAYQRLAELGYEYGPGFQGLRAAWRKGDEVYADVALPAAPEEGAQDAAGGFEVNPALLDAALHPLVLFAVGHEEPGIVLPYSWGGLALHATGASALRVRIAPVGAGGGTFALDAADPDGAPVLSVAALATRVAGEEQFGGARHPAGTPLLHVEWSEVPAATGPQQARAPRWAVLDGSWGEGSPVADVYVLRTPPSGQDQPAATHRATATALRQVQDWLGQDRLAGSRLVVSTRGAVAARDGEDPADLAAAALWGLLRVAQTEHPGRIVLWDADPRLPDPGQDEGHWERHAAVLAAGEPQLAERDGMLLAPRLARVPAGLPGAPEGAPWRLEPAPGARGDLDAVVLARRPELRRPLEPGEVRVALRAAGLNFRDVVVTLGMVDDGRAMCGEGAGVVLETGPGVTDLAAGDRVMGLFFAGVGPVTVTDRRLLAPVPAGWSFAQAATVPIVFISAWHGLADLAAIKPGDSLLLHAAAGGVGMAALQLAQHWGAEVYTTASRPKHATLRALGVQADRIADSRTLGFEDAFRAAVPGGMDVVLNSLAGEFTDASLRLTAGGGRFVEIGKTDIRDAAEVAAAHPGVSYQAFDILDAGPDRIQQILAELGALFDRGTLHPLPLRAWDVRRAGRALRHLGAARHTGKVVLRLPCDLDPEGTVLITGGTGTLGLLLARHLATAHGVRRLLLISRRGAAGEAAARLTADLAALGAEVTVAACDAADQGELAAVLDAIPARHPLTAVVHAAGALDDMTIGSLTQGQLASVLRPKVDAGWNLHRLTAGLDLAAFVLFSSIAGVLGSPGQANYAAGNAFLDALAQHRQAAGLPATSIAWGYWAETSGMTAHLTGQDSARMARGGQLPLASDEALRLFDDALAHRGAATVAARFDHAALGAQDSAVPPLLRALIRPPVRRAAAAPREAALSLAQRLAAGTGTDHPQRVLLDLVRAHAAAVLGHGDPEHIAPGRSFKEAGFDSLTAVEFRNRITAATELRLPATLVFDHPTPTEVTAFLLERLAPAAGAAAAPAASAAPPGATLTADLDRIEAALAVLGADEPERAAAADRLTELLRRLSGDQSAAAAASGTVHDFASASDEDLFNALDSDPLMRQVGNDY